A genome region from Proteus vulgaris includes the following:
- a CDS encoding 4Fe-4S dicluster domain-containing protein: MRVSRRKFVVGMGSVIFFSAPLGSALAATAEKKPIRYAMIHDETLCNGCNICATACRRLNKVPNGMARMDIAHIPLSLKEDNDKYHFFRHSCQQCEDAPCIPVCPTGASWRDETNGIVRVNKEKCIGCSYCISACPYQVRYLNPVTHVADKCDFCLESRLQKGFPPICVSACPQNALLFGKEDSPQIQEWLKTHDYYIYQLDGVGKPHLYRRVGPHVQEEGKV; the protein is encoded by the coding sequence ATGCGTGTTTCTCGCCGTAAATTTGTAGTAGGTATGGGATCGGTCATTTTTTTCAGTGCGCCACTAGGAAGTGCGCTTGCCGCAACTGCAGAAAAAAAACCTATCCGCTATGCCATGATCCATGATGAGACGCTTTGCAATGGCTGTAATATCTGCGCCACGGCATGTCGTCGATTAAATAAAGTTCCTAATGGTATGGCTCGAATGGATATTGCCCATATTCCCTTAAGCCTCAAAGAAGATAACGATAAATACCATTTCTTTAGACACTCTTGTCAACAATGTGAAGATGCTCCTTGTATCCCTGTATGCCCGACTGGTGCATCTTGGCGTGATGAAACCAATGGTATTGTTCGTGTAAATAAAGAGAAATGTATTGGATGTAGCTACTGTATATCAGCCTGTCCATACCAAGTACGTTATCTTAACCCAGTGACACATGTTGCTGATAAATGTGATTTTTGTCTTGAGTCCCGATTACAAAAAGGTTTCCCACCGATTTGTGTGAGCGCTTGTCCACAAAATGCCCTGTTATTTGGCAAAGAAGATAGCCCTCAAATTCAAGAATGGCTCAAAACACACGATTACTATATTTATCAACTTGATGGTGTAGGAAAACCCCATCTCTATCGCCGTGTAGGGCCTCATGTTCAAGAGGAGGGTAAAGTATGA
- a CDS encoding YdhW family putative oxidoreductase system protein — protein MIEQNASASIPQDTADDTDIALEQPDISRRRWLLPLSETGVGRSANTSTDTVTVEEPVAEIAELSAEQHLANAIRQCSKEGELLAISTLYDAPYSLTEEDIAQLETALKRDEFIDIAHLSLNGEDYFYSDEFMSDNFAQLQLLNRHADICTAIAGVVRFECETYPRPLKQSMLMSEPFHYTASEIEDALTLMKTHPDFQDIQQILASNNAPYLFSNTLMSYGKARGLTEWIEVEQHENP, from the coding sequence ATGATAGAACAAAATGCATCGGCTTCTATACCACAAGATACCGCTGATGATACAGATATTGCTTTAGAGCAACCTGATATCTCTCGTCGCCGTTGGTTACTGCCATTATCAGAAACAGGTGTTGGACGTAGTGCTAACACCTCAACGGATACCGTAACCGTAGAAGAACCCGTTGCAGAGATAGCCGAATTATCTGCTGAACAACATCTAGCGAATGCGATACGTCAATGTTCAAAAGAAGGTGAACTATTAGCAATTTCAACGCTGTATGATGCGCCCTATTCCCTGACTGAAGAGGATATTGCGCAGTTAGAAACCGCGTTAAAGCGCGACGAGTTTATTGATATCGCCCATTTAAGTCTCAATGGCGAGGATTATTTCTACTCTGATGAATTTATGTCCGATAACTTCGCACAACTGCAATTATTAAACCGCCATGCGGATATTTGTACAGCAATTGCAGGTGTCGTTCGTTTTGAATGCGAAACCTATCCTCGACCATTAAAACAAAGCATGTTGATGTCTGAACCTTTTCATTACACAGCTTCAGAGATTGAAGATGCACTGACACTGATGAAAACTCACCCTGATTTTCAGGATATTCAGCAAATTTTAGCCTCCAATAACGCCCCTTATCTCTTTAGCAATACGTTAATGAGTTACGGCAAAGCGCGAGGCTTAACTGAATGGATCGAGGTAGAACAACATGAAAATCCTTAA
- a CDS encoding aldehyde ferredoxin oxidoreductase: protein MTNGWTGNILRINLTTGTITRESSSKYKFLIGGMGFGYKIMYEEVAPGVKPFDEENKVIFAVGPLTGSGAPCSSRVNITSLSTFTRGNLVVDAHMGGFFAAWMKFAGYDALIIEGKSDKPVWIHIDDDQVSIEDASFLWGKGVRQTTEELCAQTSPEACVATIGPAGENLVPLSGIINSRNHSGGAGVGAVLGSKKLKAIVVEGSRGVNVADRKALKELNDYMMTQLIGSNNNHVVPSTPQSWAEYSHPGSRWTARKGLYWGAAEGGPIETGEIPPGDINTVGFRTMKSTFDLGPEAEEYTVKMGGCHSCPIRCMSQLNVPQAKKFGVPQTGGNTCVANFVHTTIFPNGPKDVEKKGDGNVVGNLVGLNIFDDMGLWCNYGQLHRDFTYCYTHGVFKRVLPEAEYNEIPWDKLEEGNPEFIKEFYYRLAHRKGEFSHLADGSYLIAQRWNLGEEYWADKKNKLWSPMGFPIHHANEASAQVGSIVNCMFNRDAMTHTHINYIGSGLPLKLQKEIAGELFGSGDAFDETKNYTPINKAKIAYTKWTILRSCLHDAVTLCNWVWPMTVSPHKSRNYRGDLEMEAKFFTAITGEPTTSKDLDLASERIFTLHRAYTVKLMNTMDMRNEHDQICSWVFDKDPDIPVFTEGTDKMDREDMQLSLTMFYEEMGWDPKLGCPTKDTLVRLGLQDVADDLASRGLLPS from the coding sequence ATGACTAACGGCTGGACTGGAAATATTCTAAGAATCAATTTGACGACTGGAACCATCACTCGTGAAAGCTCAAGCAAGTATAAATTCTTGATTGGTGGTATGGGCTTTGGCTACAAAATTATGTATGAAGAGGTTGCTCCTGGCGTTAAACCTTTTGATGAAGAAAACAAAGTTATCTTTGCAGTAGGCCCTTTGACAGGTTCGGGTGCGCCTTGTAGCTCTCGCGTCAATATCACTTCTCTTTCCACTTTTACGCGCGGCAATCTTGTTGTTGATGCTCATATGGGGGGATTTTTCGCAGCATGGATGAAATTTGCAGGCTATGACGCTCTGATTATTGAAGGTAAATCAGATAAACCTGTTTGGATCCATATTGATGATGACCAAGTTTCTATTGAAGATGCCTCTTTCTTATGGGGTAAAGGTGTTCGTCAAACCACAGAAGAGTTGTGTGCTCAAACAAGCCCAGAAGCTTGTGTTGCCACCATTGGCCCTGCGGGCGAAAATCTCGTTCCTTTATCTGGCATTATTAATAGCCGTAATCATAGCGGTGGTGCGGGTGTTGGGGCTGTTTTAGGTTCTAAAAAATTAAAAGCAATTGTTGTCGAAGGGAGTCGTGGCGTTAACGTTGCTGATCGTAAAGCGTTAAAAGAACTTAATGACTACATGATGACTCAACTAATTGGTTCTAATAATAATCACGTTGTACCGAGTACACCGCAATCATGGGCAGAATATTCACACCCCGGCTCTCGTTGGACTGCACGTAAAGGACTGTATTGGGGCGCTGCTGAAGGTGGACCAATTGAAACGGGTGAAATCCCTCCGGGTGATATCAATACTGTCGGTTTTAGAACCATGAAATCGACCTTTGACTTGGGTCCAGAAGCAGAAGAATACACCGTAAAAATGGGGGGTTGTCACTCTTGTCCTATCCGCTGTATGTCTCAACTCAATGTTCCACAAGCGAAAAAATTTGGTGTACCACAAACAGGTGGTAACACTTGTGTCGCTAACTTCGTCCACACAACGATTTTCCCTAATGGTCCTAAAGATGTTGAGAAAAAAGGAGATGGTAACGTTGTTGGTAACCTAGTCGGTCTTAATATTTTTGATGATATGGGACTTTGGTGTAACTACGGTCAGCTTCATCGTGACTTCACGTATTGTTATACCCACGGTGTCTTTAAACGCGTATTACCTGAAGCCGAATACAACGAAATTCCATGGGATAAACTGGAAGAAGGTAACCCTGAATTTATCAAAGAATTCTACTATCGTTTAGCCCATCGCAAAGGTGAATTTAGTCATCTTGCTGATGGCTCTTATCTTATCGCACAGCGCTGGAATTTAGGTGAAGAGTATTGGGCTGACAAGAAAAACAAACTTTGGTCACCAATGGGCTTCCCAATTCATCATGCGAATGAAGCATCGGCTCAAGTTGGTTCTATCGTTAACTGTATGTTTAACCGAGATGCAATGACACATACCCATATCAACTATATCGGCAGTGGTTTACCCCTGAAACTACAAAAAGAGATTGCAGGTGAATTGTTTGGTTCTGGTGATGCTTTTGATGAAACCAAAAACTATACACCAATCAATAAAGCCAAAATTGCTTATACCAAGTGGACCATTTTACGTAGTTGCTTACACGATGCTGTCACCTTATGTAACTGGGTCTGGCCAATGACGGTTTCTCCTCATAAGAGCCGTAATTATCGTGGTGACTTAGAGATGGAAGCTAAATTCTTTACTGCTATCACGGGTGAACCGACGACATCTAAAGATCTGGATTTAGCCTCAGAGCGTATTTTCACTTTGCATCGCGCTTATACCGTTAAATTAATGAATACCATGGATATGCGTAATGAACATGACCAAATCTGTTCATGGGTATTTGATAAAGATCCTGATATTCCAGTCTTTACTGAAGGCACCGACAAAATGGACAGAGAAGACATGCAACTTTCTCTCACCATGTTCTATGAAGAAATGGGCTGGGATCCTAAATTAGGTTGCCCAACAAAAGACACTTTAGTTCGCCTTGGTTTACAAGATGTTGCTGACGATTTAGCGTCTCGTGGTTTATTACCCAGTTAA
- a CDS encoding ferredoxin-like protein → MSDTHHRPILDIGLSRLEFLRISGKGLAGITIAPALLSLLGCKQEEIDSGIIQLTTTPKGVLVTNRARCTGCHRCETACTTWNDGSVGSFFSRTKIHRHFYFGDKGIGSGGGLYGDLNFTTDTCRQCKDPECMKVCPVKAIRYQEEFGCIVVDTRRCIGCAACTTACPWMMATVNPQTKKSGKCNLCGECASACPTGALQIIEWKEITV, encoded by the coding sequence ATGTCTGATACACATCATCGTCCAATATTAGATATTGGGCTATCAAGACTAGAGTTTCTGCGAATATCCGGTAAAGGTCTTGCAGGGATCACAATAGCACCCGCATTGCTTTCTCTTTTGGGTTGTAAGCAAGAAGAAATAGATAGCGGAATAATTCAATTAACTACAACACCTAAAGGCGTTTTAGTCACAAATAGAGCGCGTTGTACGGGATGCCATCGCTGTGAAACAGCATGTACAACATGGAATGATGGAAGCGTTGGATCCTTCTTTTCACGCACCAAAATCCATCGTCATTTTTATTTTGGTGATAAAGGTATTGGCTCCGGTGGTGGGCTTTATGGCGATTTAAACTTTACAACCGATACCTGTCGCCAATGTAAAGATCCTGAATGTATGAAGGTCTGCCCAGTAAAAGCTATCCGCTATCAAGAAGAGTTCGGTTGTATTGTTGTTGATACACGTCGTTGTATTGGTTGTGCCGCCTGTACAACAGCTTGTCCGTGGATGATGGCAACCGTCAACCCACAAACTAAAAAATCCGGCAAATGTAATTTATGTGGTGAGTGTGCATCAGCGTGTCCAACAGGCGCTCTACAAATCATTGAATGGAAAGAAATTACTGTTTAA
- the ggt gene encoding gamma-glutamyltransferase, translating into MITIKKTHLLLLTTLFSPALYAAYEPAVEAQHGMVVSSQHLASQVGNDILQKGGNAIDAAVAVGYAQAVVNACCGNIGGGGFMTIHLADGTNTFINFRETAPASASKNMYLDKDGNLIKDASLYGYLASGVPGTVKGLNSALEKYGTLSRQDVMAPAIKLAREGYILTRADTDVLETTTERFKQDPESAKIFLKPDGTPWQPGDRLIQTDLANTLELIANQGSEAFYQGEIPRKVEEASKQHNGLLTQEDFANFTITETPPITCTYRGYEFISAPPPSSGGVTICQTLNILEGYDLKSMGFNSAEYVHTLTEAMRHAYMDRNTFLGDPQFIKNPTEKLLSKIYATEIRQQIKPNKATPSENVQPGIAPHESPETTHYSVIDKEGNAVSTTYTINGRFGAVVIAPGTGFFLNNEMDDFTTKVGEKNLYGLVQGERNSIAPLKRPLSSMSPTIVTKEGKPFLILGSPGGSRIISITLQTALNIIEFGMPPQEAVNSPRIHHQWLPDEVYYEQRGLSKDTLEKLSTMGYKMVEQTPWGAAELIMVGLPGEKGVIPASSGNDSAVSGTVREGYLYGSNDVRRPAGKAVGY; encoded by the coding sequence ATGATTACTATAAAAAAAACTCACCTGCTCTTACTTACCACACTCTTTTCACCCGCACTCTATGCGGCTTATGAGCCTGCTGTTGAAGCGCAACACGGCATGGTGGTTTCTTCTCAACATTTAGCCTCTCAGGTAGGAAATGATATTTTACAAAAAGGAGGTAATGCGATTGATGCCGCCGTTGCTGTTGGTTATGCGCAAGCTGTTGTAAATGCCTGCTGCGGTAATATTGGTGGCGGTGGTTTTATGACAATACACCTTGCTGATGGTACCAATACCTTTATTAATTTTAGAGAAACCGCACCTGCCTCTGCCTCTAAAAATATGTATTTAGATAAAGACGGTAATTTAATTAAAGATGCCAGCTTATACGGTTATCTCGCCTCAGGTGTACCCGGTACAGTAAAAGGGTTGAATTCAGCATTAGAGAAATACGGTACGTTATCTCGCCAAGATGTTATGGCACCTGCCATTAAACTTGCAAGAGAAGGCTATATTTTAACGCGAGCTGATACTGATGTGTTAGAAACAACAACAGAACGCTTCAAACAAGATCCTGAGTCGGCAAAAATCTTCTTAAAACCCGATGGAACACCTTGGCAACCTGGTGATCGCCTAATTCAAACTGATTTAGCCAATACATTGGAACTTATTGCCAACCAAGGTTCTGAAGCATTTTACCAAGGAGAGATCCCTAGAAAAGTTGAAGAAGCGTCGAAACAACATAATGGTCTATTAACTCAAGAAGATTTTGCAAACTTCACTATTACCGAAACGCCGCCCATTACCTGTACTTATCGAGGTTATGAGTTTATTTCTGCGCCACCTCCAAGTTCAGGTGGGGTCACTATCTGCCAAACACTGAATATTTTGGAAGGTTACGATCTTAAATCGATGGGTTTTAATTCAGCTGAATATGTTCATACTCTAACGGAAGCAATGCGTCATGCTTATATGGACAGAAACACGTTTCTTGGTGATCCTCAATTTATTAAAAATCCAACAGAAAAGTTATTAAGTAAAATTTACGCCACAGAAATACGCCAACAAATTAAACCGAATAAAGCCACACCATCAGAAAATGTACAACCGGGTATCGCTCCTCATGAAAGCCCAGAAACTACACACTACTCAGTTATAGATAAAGAAGGTAACGCAGTATCAACCACTTATACTATAAATGGTCGTTTTGGTGCCGTTGTTATTGCTCCCGGAACTGGTTTTTTTCTCAACAATGAGATGGATGATTTTACAACCAAAGTCGGCGAAAAAAATCTCTATGGTTTAGTGCAAGGTGAACGCAATAGCATTGCACCATTAAAACGCCCATTGTCATCAATGAGCCCAACGATTGTGACGAAAGAAGGCAAACCATTCCTTATTTTAGGATCACCAGGCGGTTCTCGTATTATCTCCATCACCTTACAAACTGCGCTGAATATCATTGAATTTGGTATGCCACCACAAGAAGCGGTGAATAGTCCCCGTATTCACCATCAATGGTTACCCGATGAGGTTTACTATGAGCAACGAGGATTATCAAAAGACACGTTAGAAAAGCTCTCTACAATGGGATATAAAATGGTAGAACAAACCCCATGGGGAGCGGCTGAACTTATTATGGTCGGACTCCCCGGAGAAAAAGGGGTGATCCCAGCTTCATCAGGTAATGATTCCGCAGTTTCTGGTACAGTGCGTGAAGGTTATCTTTATGGATCAAATGATGTTCGTCGCCCCGCAGGTAAAGCGGTGGGTTACTAA
- a CDS encoding peroxiredoxin C, whose protein sequence is MVLVTRKAPDFTAAAVLGNGEIVNDFNLHSFIKGKPAVIFFWPMDFTFVCPSELIAFDHRFEEFQKRGVEIIGVSMDSEFVHNAWRKTAIDDGGIGEVRYPMVADIKHDIIKAYGIEHPEAGVALRGSFLIDKEGVVRHQVVNDLPLGRNIDEMIRMVDALQFHEEHGDVCPAQWEKGQEGMGASPDGVAKYLKANSGKL, encoded by the coding sequence ATGGTTCTGGTTACTCGCAAAGCCCCTGATTTCACAGCTGCTGCCGTTTTAGGTAATGGTGAAATTGTTAATGATTTCAACCTGCATTCATTTATCAAAGGCAAACCTGCCGTTATTTTCTTCTGGCCAATGGATTTCACTTTCGTTTGCCCTTCAGAACTGATTGCATTCGATCACCGTTTTGAAGAGTTCCAAAAACGCGGTGTTGAAATTATCGGCGTTTCTATGGACTCAGAATTCGTACATAACGCATGGCGTAAAACGGCCATCGATGATGGCGGTATCGGTGAAGTAAGATACCCAATGGTTGCTGATATCAAACATGACATCATCAAAGCATACGGTATCGAACACCCAGAAGCGGGCGTTGCGCTACGTGGTTCATTCTTAATTGACAAAGAAGGCGTTGTTCGTCACCAAGTCGTTAACGATCTACCATTAGGTCGTAATATTGATGAAATGATCCGTATGGTTGACGCACTGCAATTCCACGAAGAGCACGGTGATGTTTGCCCTGCACAGTGGGAAAAAGGTCAAGAAGGTATGGGCGCATCTCCAGACGGCGTGGCTAAATACCTGAAAGCAAACTCTGGCAAACTGTAA
- a CDS encoding ACP phosphodiesterase: protein MNYLAHLHLAFRAKSSLLGNMMADYVKGAPSSDYSQAVIEGIRMHRRIDVLTDTHPLVKQARLLFPDEYRRVSPITLDVFWDHFLSLNWSTFEPNIPLAKFVTNVRNIIEPDLWQTPEKFQELNEYLWPQSWLIRYADKAYIAQTLKGMARRRPRLSALAGSYIVLETHYDELSKIFWQFYPQLLERAQHHQLDD, encoded by the coding sequence ATGAATTATCTTGCTCACTTACATCTCGCCTTTAGAGCAAAAAGCTCTCTATTAGGCAATATGATGGCAGATTACGTTAAAGGCGCGCCTAGCTCTGATTACAGTCAAGCTGTTATTGAGGGCATTCGTATGCATAGACGCATTGATGTACTCACTGATACTCACCCATTAGTCAAACAGGCTCGTCTTTTATTTCCTGATGAATATCGCCGAGTTTCACCAATTACTTTAGATGTTTTTTGGGATCATTTCCTTTCTTTGAATTGGTCAACATTTGAACCGAATATACCGTTGGCTAAATTTGTCACCAATGTTCGAAATATTATCGAACCTGATTTATGGCAAACACCTGAGAAATTCCAAGAACTTAATGAGTATCTATGGCCACAATCTTGGTTAATTCGGTATGCTGACAAAGCATATATTGCCCAAACATTGAAAGGCATGGCAAGAAGAAGACCACGATTAAGTGCACTAGCGGGCTCTTATATCGTACTCGAAACACATTACGATGAATTAAGTAAGATCTTTTGGCAGTTTTATCCACAATTGCTAGAAAGAGCACAGCATCACCAACTTGATGACTGA
- the queA gene encoding tRNA preQ1(34) S-adenosylmethionine ribosyltransferase-isomerase QueA, whose translation MRVSDFTFELPEALIAHYPQPQRSGCRLLSLEGETGALSHGIFTDVLDKINAGDLLVFNNTRVIPARIYGRKASGGKIEVLVERMLDEHRVLAHVRASKSPKEGAALVLGEDESVQATMVARHDTLFEIRFDDERDVLTILNSIGHMPLPPYIDRPDEESDKELYQTVYNERPGAVAAPTAGLHFDEPLLQALKEKGVEMAFVTLHVGAGTFQPVRVDNIEEHTMHSEYAEVPQDVVDAVLACKARGNRVIAVGTTSVRSLESAAKATNDALIAPFFDDTQIFIYPGYQYQIIDALITNFHLPESTLIMLVSAFAGYKNTMNAYKEAVEQKYRFFSYGDAMFITRNLLAINEKVGQE comes from the coding sequence ATGCGTGTATCAGACTTTACATTTGAATTACCAGAAGCCTTGATTGCTCACTATCCACAACCTCAACGCAGTGGATGTCGTTTGCTCTCTTTAGAAGGGGAGACGGGGGCTTTATCACACGGTATTTTTACCGATGTGTTAGATAAAATAAATGCAGGTGATCTGCTGGTTTTTAATAATACTCGCGTGATCCCTGCGCGTATTTATGGTCGTAAAGCGTCAGGTGGTAAAATCGAAGTGTTAGTTGAGCGTATGCTTGATGAACATCGCGTTCTTGCTCATGTTAGAGCCTCTAAATCACCAAAAGAAGGTGCTGCGCTGGTACTAGGTGAAGATGAAAGTGTACAAGCAACGATGGTTGCGCGTCATGATACACTTTTTGAAATTCGCTTTGATGATGAAAGGGATGTTCTTACTATTCTGAATAGCATTGGGCATATGCCTTTACCTCCTTATATTGATCGTCCTGATGAAGAGTCTGATAAAGAACTTTATCAAACGGTCTATAATGAGCGTCCTGGTGCGGTTGCAGCACCTACGGCAGGGTTACACTTTGATGAACCCTTACTTCAAGCCTTAAAAGAAAAAGGCGTTGAGATGGCATTTGTCACACTGCATGTGGGGGCGGGGACGTTCCAACCTGTGCGTGTTGATAATATCGAAGAACACACAATGCATTCTGAATACGCAGAAGTGCCACAAGATGTGGTTGATGCTGTATTAGCATGTAAAGCACGTGGCAATCGCGTGATTGCAGTGGGAACAACTTCTGTTCGTTCGTTAGAAAGTGCGGCAAAGGCAACAAACGATGCGTTAATTGCACCTTTCTTTGATGATACTCAAATCTTTATTTATCCAGGTTATCAATATCAAATTATTGATGCATTGATTACGAATTTCCATTTGCCAGAATCGACTTTAATCATGCTGGTTTCTGCTTTTGCTGGATATAAAAATACCATGAATGCTTATAAAGAAGCGGTTGAGCAAAAGTATCGCTTCTTCAGCTATGGCGATGCGATGTTTATTACGCGTAATCTTTTAGCTATCAATGAAAAAGTAGGACAAGAATAA
- the tgt gene encoding tRNA guanosine(34) transglycosylase Tgt has protein sequence MKYELDKTDGNARRGRLIFERGVVETPAFMPVGTYGTVKGMTPEEVKATGAQILLGNTFHLWLRPGQEIMKLHGDLHDFMQWQGPILTDSGGFQVFSLGAMRKIKEEGVHFRNPINGEKIFLSPEKSMEIQYDLGSDIVMIFDECTPYPSDWDYAKNSMEMSLRWAKRSRARFDELNNKNSLFGIIQGGVYEDLRDISVKGLVEIGFDGYAVGGLAVGEPKEDMHRILEHVCPQIPANKPRYLMGVGKPEDLVEGVRRGIDMFDCVMPTRNARNGHLFVTDGVIKIRNAKHRSDTSTLDEHCDCYTCKNYSRAYLHHLDRCNEILGARLNTIHNLRYYQRLMAEIRQSIEDSRFEEFVHEFYERIGKPVPPLNGSATKCE, from the coding sequence GTGAAATACGAATTAGATAAAACCGACGGTAATGCTCGCCGCGGCCGCCTTATTTTTGAACGTGGTGTTGTTGAAACACCTGCCTTTATGCCAGTGGGGACTTACGGCACAGTAAAAGGAATGACACCTGAAGAAGTGAAAGCAACGGGTGCACAAATTCTTTTAGGTAACACCTTCCATTTATGGTTACGTCCAGGTCAAGAAATCATGAAGTTACACGGTGATTTACATGATTTTATGCAATGGCAAGGCCCGATTTTAACGGACTCTGGCGGTTTTCAAGTCTTTAGTTTAGGCGCAATGCGTAAAATTAAAGAGGAAGGGGTTCATTTCCGTAATCCTATTAATGGTGAAAAGATTTTCTTAAGCCCAGAAAAATCAATGGAAATCCAATACGATTTAGGCTCTGACATTGTGATGATTTTTGATGAGTGTACGCCATATCCTTCAGATTGGGATTATGCGAAAAACTCAATGGAGATGTCATTACGTTGGGCTAAACGTAGTCGTGCACGCTTTGATGAACTCAATAACAAAAATTCATTATTCGGTATTATTCAAGGCGGTGTTTACGAAGATTTACGTGATATCTCAGTAAAAGGGCTAGTCGAAATTGGTTTTGACGGTTACGCTGTCGGCGGACTTGCAGTCGGTGAGCCTAAAGAAGATATGCATCGTATTTTAGAACATGTCTGCCCGCAAATTCCTGCGAATAAACCGCGTTATTTAATGGGTGTGGGTAAACCAGAAGATTTAGTTGAAGGTGTTCGTCGTGGCATTGATATGTTTGACTGTGTGATGCCAACACGAAATGCACGTAATGGCCATCTTTTTGTAACCGATGGTGTCATTAAAATTCGTAATGCGAAACATCGCTCTGATACATCAACACTTGATGAACATTGTGACTGCTATACCTGTAAAAATTATAGCCGTGCTTATTTACATCATCTTGATCGTTGTAACGAAATTTTAGGTGCAAGGCTGAACACTATCCACAACTTGCGTTATTATCAGCGTTTGATGGCTGAAATTCGTCAGTCTATTGAAGATTCACGTTTTGAAGAGTTTGTACACGAATTCTACGAACGTATTGGAAAACCTGTTCCACCGCTAAATGGCAGTGCGACTAAGTGTGAATAA
- the yajC gene encoding preprotein translocase subunit YajC produces the protein MSFFISDAVASAGQAAPEASFMSILPMLVIFILIFYFMILRPQQKRTKEHRKLMDSIGKGDEVLTTGGLIGRVVKVSDNGYIVVALNETTEVTIKRDFVAAVLPKGTMKAI, from the coding sequence ATGAGTTTTTTCATTTCTGATGCTGTTGCTTCTGCTGGACAAGCAGCACCTGAAGCTAGCTTTATGTCTATTTTACCGATGTTAGTGATCTTTATTCTGATTTTCTATTTTATGATCCTACGTCCACAGCAAAAACGTACTAAAGAACACCGTAAACTGATGGATTCTATTGGTAAAGGTGATGAAGTTTTAACGACGGGTGGTTTAATTGGTCGTGTTGTTAAGGTTTCAGATAACGGCTATATCGTTGTTGCTCTGAATGAAACAACTGAAGTAACTATCAAACGTGACTTTGTTGCCGCTGTATTACCGAAAGGCACAATGAAAGCTATTTAA